The Psychrobium sp. MM17-31 genome window below encodes:
- the rlmE gene encoding 23S rRNA (uridine(2552)-2'-O)-methyltransferase RlmE: protein MKHEKKNRTKSSNRWMEEHFNDHYVQKAQKMGLRSRAVFKLEEIQTKDKLMKPGMTVVDLGAAPGGWSQYAAKVVGDAGQVIACDILPMDALPGVAFLQGDFREEKVLEALLERVGDEKVDVVLSDMAPNFSGNAAIDQPSSMYLVELALDMCREVLAPNGSFAVKVFMGEGYEAYLKEIRSMFKVVKTRKPDSSRDRSREVYIVATGYKV from the coding sequence TTGAAGCACGAAAAGAAAAATCGCACTAAGAGTAGTAATCGTTGGATGGAAGAACATTTTAACGATCACTATGTTCAAAAAGCACAGAAAATGGGCCTTCGCTCACGTGCTGTATTTAAACTCGAAGAAATTCAAACCAAAGACAAACTAATGAAACCCGGAATGACGGTGGTGGATTTAGGCGCTGCGCCTGGCGGTTGGTCACAATATGCCGCTAAGGTGGTCGGTGACGCAGGGCAAGTTATCGCTTGTGATATTTTGCCGATGGACGCATTGCCAGGTGTTGCCTTTTTGCAAGGTGATTTTCGCGAAGAGAAAGTGCTCGAAGCATTATTAGAGCGCGTGGGTGATGAAAAGGTCGATGTTGTGCTGTCCGATATGGCGCCTAACTTTAGCGGCAACGCTGCTATCGACCAACCAAGCTCTATGTATTTAGTCGAATTAGCGCTAGATATGTGTCGCGAGGTGTTAGCCCCTAATGGCAGCTTCGCAGTGAAGGTATTTATGGGCGAGGGCTATGAAGCGTATTTAAAAGAAATTCGGTCTATGTTTAAAGTGGTTAAAACGCGTAAACCGGACTCATCTCGAGATCGCTCTCGTGAAGTCTATATAGTAGCGACAGGCTATAAAGTATAG
- the yhbY gene encoding ribosome assembly RNA-binding protein YhbY produces MNLTNKQKQHLKGLAHSLKPIVQLGANGLTEGVLAEIDNALAHHELIKVKVATSDREMKKLIIEAIVRETESVKVQTIGHVLVIYKPSEEPSIVLPR; encoded by the coding sequence ATGAATTTAACCAACAAGCAAAAACAACATCTAAAAGGCCTAGCCCATAGCCTAAAACCTATTGTTCAATTAGGTGCTAACGGTCTAACTGAAGGTGTTTTAGCGGAAATTGATAACGCACTTGCGCATCATGAGCTAATTAAAGTTAAAGTTGCTACCAGTGATCGCGAAATGAAAAAACTGATTATTGAAGCAATTGTTCGTGAGACTGAGTCTGTTAAAGTTCAAACCATTGGCCATGTATTAGTAATTTACAAGCCAAGCGAAGAGCCAAGTATCGTTTTACCGCGTTAA
- the rplS gene encoding 50S ribosomal protein L19 codes for MKNPIIQAIEDAQLKTDLPSFAPGDTVVVQVRVVEGNRTRLQAYEGVVIAVRNRGLHSAFTVRKISNGEGVERVFQTHSPLVDSIEVKRRGLVRQAKLYYLRELSGRAARIKEKLAKR; via the coding sequence ATGAAAAATCCAATTATTCAAGCAATCGAAGATGCACAGTTAAAAACTGATCTTCCAAGCTTTGCACCTGGCGACACTGTAGTTGTTCAGGTTCGTGTTGTAGAAGGTAACCGTACCCGTCTACAAGCCTATGAAGGTGTTGTAATCGCAGTTCGTAACCGCGGTTTACACTCAGCATTCACAGTTCGTAAGATCTCTAACGGTGAAGGTGTTGAGCGTGTTTTCCAAACTCACAGCCCATTAGTTGATAGCATCGAAGTTAAGCGTCGCGGTCTTGTTCGTCAAGCCAAGCTTTACTACTTACGCGAGCTATCAGGTCGTGCAGCACGTATCAAAGAGAAATTGGCCAAGCGATAA
- the phhA gene encoding phenylalanine 4-monooxygenase has product MGKTTKYKAKLPNEHGVIDYTESENDIWRQLITRQLKWIDDTACQEFLDGLKLLDLPLDRVPQLSEINQVLQKATGWSTEPVPALIGFEQFFRLLSEKKFPVATFIRTQEELDYLQEPDIFHEIFGHCAMLTNPHFANFTEHYGKLGLAASKEERVYLARLYWFTVEFGLVRSHDGLRIIGGGILSSPGETQYAYRKEAEITPLDPLTVFRTPYRIDIMQPQYFVIEDLAHLTELTNLDLMGLVKQAMEMGLLPPKFEPKKNTA; this is encoded by the coding sequence ATGGGTAAAACAACAAAATATAAAGCAAAGCTGCCCAATGAACACGGAGTGATTGACTATACAGAGAGTGAAAACGATATCTGGCGTCAACTCATTACCCGTCAATTAAAGTGGATTGATGATACGGCGTGTCAAGAATTTTTAGACGGTCTCAAGCTGTTAGATTTACCGCTCGATCGCGTTCCACAACTGAGTGAAATTAACCAAGTTCTACAAAAAGCTACGGGCTGGTCGACAGAGCCGGTTCCGGCGTTAATTGGTTTTGAGCAATTTTTCCGTCTGTTATCAGAAAAGAAATTTCCAGTAGCGACTTTCATTCGCACCCAAGAAGAGCTTGATTACTTGCAAGAGCCTGATATTTTCCACGAAATATTCGGTCATTGCGCCATGCTAACCAATCCTCATTTTGCTAACTTTACTGAGCATTATGGCAAACTGGGTTTGGCGGCGAGTAAAGAAGAGCGTGTATATTTAGCGAGACTTTACTGGTTTACTGTTGAGTTTGGTCTAGTGCGCAGCCATGATGGTTTACGAATTATTGGTGGCGGCATTTTATCATCACCGGGCGAAACGCAATATGCGTATCGCAAAGAGGCAGAAATTACGCCGCTTGATCCGCTAACAGTATTTAGAACACCTTATCGCATTGATATTATGCAGCCGCAGTATTTCGTAATTGAAGATCTGGCGCATCTTACTGAGTTAACTAACCTAGATTTGATGGGATTAGTTAAACAAGCGATGGAAATGGGCTTATTGCCACCTAAATTTGAACCTAAGAAAAATACCGCTTAA
- a CDS encoding metallophosphoesterase, with the protein MIDDHKKKSLIQHNIVEGTHVKASYQGSIAPDSMYPVNRNDTFYNVSKIAAISDIHGQFDIFKQLLNQNGVIDDKLNWSFGQGHLVITGDIFDRGDTVTEALWLVYNLEQQASAAGGKVHYLLGNHEYMVLRGDERYIHDKYKHTLNAMNVDLKTLFNENTVLGRWLRSKSTVININGHVFLHGGIHSDFTDLDISLEQANKIFRQAIGQSRNSLKEQPLTKTLFGRTGPIWYRGYFLDPLLSQDDVDKVLNKLQATRIVVGHTSMDKVETHHNDKVIAIDTSIKKGKQGEILLIDFQQSAPSYTRGDMKGKQYKLMD; encoded by the coding sequence TTGATTGACGATCATAAGAAAAAGTCATTAATACAACATAATATTGTTGAAGGAACTCATGTTAAAGCGAGCTATCAGGGTTCAATTGCCCCTGATTCAATGTATCCAGTTAATCGAAATGACACGTTTTACAACGTGAGTAAAATCGCTGCTATTAGCGACATTCACGGTCAATTTGATATCTTTAAGCAATTGCTAAATCAAAACGGTGTTATTGACGACAAGCTCAATTGGTCCTTTGGTCAAGGACATCTAGTGATCACTGGCGATATTTTCGACCGTGGTGATACGGTCACTGAGGCGTTATGGCTTGTTTATAACCTTGAGCAACAGGCTAGTGCTGCTGGTGGTAAGGTTCATTATTTATTGGGCAATCATGAATATATGGTGTTGCGTGGTGATGAGCGTTATATCCACGACAAATATAAGCACACGCTTAACGCCATGAATGTTGATTTAAAAACTCTGTTTAACGAGAATACGGTATTGGGTCGTTGGCTACGCAGTAAATCGACGGTCATTAATATTAATGGGCATGTGTTTTTACATGGCGGTATCCACAGCGATTTTACCGATTTAGATATTTCGTTAGAGCAGGCAAATAAAATATTTCGCCAAGCCATTGGTCAATCACGTAATTCGTTAAAAGAGCAGCCATTAACCAAAACACTTTTTGGTCGCACTGGACCGATTTGGTATCGCGGCTATTTTCTCGATCCTTTATTAAGCCAAGATGATGTCGACAAAGTCCTGAATAAACTTCAAGCGACGCGCATTGTGGTGGGGCATACCTCTATGGATAAAGTCGAAACACACCATAATGACAAAGTCATCGCCATTGATACCTCGATTAAAAAGGGCAAGCAAGGCGAAATACTCTTAATTGATTTTCAACAGTCTGCTCCGTCATACACCCGTGGCGACATGAAGGGAAAGCAATATAAGTTGATGGACTAG
- the trmD gene encoding tRNA (guanosine(37)-N1)-methyltransferase TrmD, translating to MWIGVVTLFPDMFKAITEQGVSGRAVKNGLIQVQCWNPRDFTHDKHRTVDDRPYGGGPGMLMMVQPLRDAILAAKEAAGGDAKVIYMSPQGRRLDQTGASELSINEKIILICGRYEGIDERIITSLVDEEWSIGDYVLSGGELPAMTLIDAVSRLVPGVLGKQASAEQDSFSDGLLDCPHYTRPECLDGESVPSVLLSGNHEKIKRWRAEQSLIRTWQRRPDLIENLALTDQQENILASFVEKNKG from the coding sequence ATGTGGATAGGCGTTGTTACGTTATTTCCCGACATGTTTAAAGCCATTACCGAGCAAGGAGTTTCAGGACGCGCTGTTAAAAACGGCTTAATACAAGTGCAATGTTGGAATCCTCGTGATTTCACCCATGATAAACATCGCACCGTGGATGACCGACCTTATGGTGGTGGCCCGGGCATGTTAATGATGGTTCAACCATTGCGCGATGCCATTTTAGCTGCAAAAGAAGCAGCTGGTGGCGACGCTAAAGTCATTTATATGTCACCGCAGGGACGTCGTTTAGACCAAACTGGGGCTAGCGAATTAAGCATAAATGAGAAGATTATTCTGATTTGTGGTCGCTATGAAGGCATTGACGAACGCATCATTACATCACTTGTTGATGAAGAATGGTCGATTGGCGATTACGTATTAAGCGGCGGTGAACTACCAGCAATGACATTGATTGATGCAGTGTCACGCTTAGTTCCCGGTGTATTGGGCAAGCAGGCTTCGGCCGAGCAAGACTCCTTTAGCGATGGCTTGTTAGATTGTCCGCATTACACCAGGCCGGAATGTTTAGATGGCGAGTCAGTACCTTCAGTACTACTTAGCGGTAATCATGAAAAGATAAAACGTTGGCGCGCCGAGCAGTCGTTAATTCGCACTTGGCAACGTCGACCCGATTTAATTGAAAACCTAGCTCTGACTGACCAGCAAGAGAATATCCTTGCAAGCTTTGTTGAAAAAAACAAAGGTTAG
- the rimM gene encoding ribosome maturation factor RimM (Essential for efficient processing of 16S rRNA), with amino-acid sequence MSSQTDKVLLGCVGAPYGIKGWVKITTYTESVESIFDYSPWQLVVNGKSQEVEVAQWRLHGKGVIARFKHVEDRDDAARLTGQEIYVNEDQLAELGDDDFYWRELIGMEVKNIKGYHFGHVDALMETGSNDVLQVKANARDGFGKKERLIPLVDGDVIKNIDRENRLIEVDWDPDF; translated from the coding sequence GTGAGTAGTCAAACCGACAAAGTATTATTGGGTTGCGTTGGTGCACCTTATGGTATTAAAGGTTGGGTGAAAATTACTACCTATACTGAATCGGTCGAGAGTATTTTCGACTATTCGCCTTGGCAACTTGTTGTCAATGGCAAGTCACAAGAAGTAGAAGTAGCGCAATGGCGCTTACATGGTAAAGGCGTAATTGCACGCTTTAAACATGTCGAAGACCGCGATGACGCAGCGCGTTTAACCGGTCAGGAAATTTACGTTAACGAAGATCAGCTTGCTGAACTTGGTGACGATGACTTCTACTGGCGTGAGCTGATTGGCATGGAAGTGAAGAACATTAAAGGTTACCACTTTGGGCATGTAGATGCCTTAATGGAAACTGGTTCGAACGACGTGCTACAAGTTAAAGCGAACGCACGTGATGGATTTGGTAAAAAAGAAAGATTAATCCCTTTAGTAGACGGTGATGTGATCAAGAATATTGATCGAGAAAATCGCCTTATTGAAGTGGACTGGGATCCTGATTTCTAA
- the ffh gene encoding signal recognition particle protein yields MFENLTDRLSATLKNISGRGRLTEDNIKETLREVRMALLEADVALPVVREFIKKVKERAVGVEVSKSLSPGQMFVKIVQTELEAAMGEVNEALNLAAQPPAVIMMAGLQGAGKTTSVGKLSKFLREREKKSVLVVSADVYRPAAIKQLETLAGEVEVEFFPSDISQKPVDIANAAIAHAKKKFIDVVIVDTAGRLHVDSEMMDEIIDLHGAINPVETLFVVDAMTGQDAANTAKAFNDALPLTGVILTKTDGDARGGAALSIRHITGKPIKFLGVGEKTDALEPFHPDRVASRILGMGDVLSLIEDIQHKVDVDKAKKLEKKIKKGKGFDLEDFRDQLVQMKNMGGMMGMMDKLPGMGNVPDAVKNQMNDKMTDQMEAIISSMTPKERARPDIIKGSRKRRIAAGSGTQIQDVNKLLKQFTQMQKMMKKMSGKGGMQKMMRGMKGMLPPGMGGGFGGMPPR; encoded by the coding sequence ATGTTTGAAAACCTCACCGATCGCCTCTCCGCCACGCTGAAAAATATCAGTGGCCGTGGCCGTTTGACCGAAGACAATATTAAAGAAACGCTGCGCGAAGTGCGCATGGCGTTATTAGAAGCTGACGTTGCATTACCTGTTGTTCGCGAATTTATCAAGAAAGTTAAAGAGCGTGCTGTTGGTGTTGAAGTCTCTAAGAGCCTTAGCCCGGGTCAGATGTTTGTTAAAATTGTACAAACAGAACTTGAAGCGGCAATGGGTGAAGTTAACGAAGCCCTTAATTTAGCGGCGCAGCCACCTGCGGTTATTATGATGGCAGGTTTACAAGGTGCGGGTAAAACCACCTCTGTTGGTAAACTGTCTAAATTCCTTCGCGAGCGCGAAAAGAAATCTGTATTGGTAGTGAGTGCTGACGTTTATCGTCCAGCGGCAATCAAGCAGCTAGAAACGCTAGCGGGCGAAGTGGAAGTTGAATTCTTCCCATCGGATATTTCACAAAAGCCAGTTGATATTGCCAATGCAGCGATTGCGCATGCGAAAAAGAAATTTATCGATGTAGTCATTGTCGATACTGCGGGTCGCCTGCATGTTGATAGTGAGATGATGGATGAAATCATCGACCTACACGGCGCTATCAATCCTGTAGAAACGCTATTCGTGGTTGATGCTATGACGGGTCAAGATGCTGCCAATACTGCAAAGGCTTTCAATGATGCGTTGCCATTAACGGGTGTTATCTTAACTAAGACCGATGGTGATGCACGCGGTGGTGCGGCACTATCTATTCGTCACATTACTGGCAAGCCAATTAAATTCTTAGGTGTTGGTGAGAAAACTGACGCGCTAGAGCCATTCCACCCTGATCGCGTTGCATCGCGTATCTTGGGTATGGGTGATGTTCTATCACTTATTGAAGACATTCAGCACAAAGTTGACGTTGATAAAGCCAAGAAACTTGAGAAGAAAATCAAGAAAGGTAAGGGCTTTGATTTAGAAGACTTCCGCGATCAGCTAGTGCAAATGAAGAACATGGGCGGCATGATGGGCATGATGGATAAATTACCGGGTATGGGTAATGTGCCAGATGCTGTTAAGAACCAAATGAACGACAAGATGACGGATCAAATGGAAGCCATTATCTCGTCAATGACACCTAAAGAGCGCGCGCGTCCCGATATCATCAAGGGTTCTCGCAAGCGTCGTATTGCTGCAGGCTCTGGTACGCAGATTCAAGACGTGAACAAACTATTAAAACAGTTCACGCAAATGCAGAAAATGATGAAGAAGATGTCTGGTAAAGGCGGTATGCAGAAAATGATGCGCGGCATGAAGGGCATGTTACCACCTGGTATGGGTGGTGGTTTTGGCGGTATGCCACCAAGATAG
- a CDS encoding transglutaminase family protein has translation MNNLDLSDPNSFLAPTEFLNYDAQGVVDFVAKYRGEGDVFEQALNLYYAVRDKISYNPHHIDLSVAGLCASRCIESRRGWCVNKAVVYTACCRAIGVPAVLGYADVKNHITTPKLQAKMGSDIFYWHSYAMVYLKGHWVKATPAFNQRLCNKFGIYAAEFNGVDDSIFLPFNKAGDKHMEYLNFRGEYSDLPLASILDTYQTLYPNLIDK, from the coding sequence ATGAATAACCTTGATTTATCCGATCCTAATAGTTTCCTCGCACCGACCGAGTTTCTAAATTACGACGCGCAAGGCGTTGTCGATTTTGTCGCTAAATATCGCGGCGAAGGCGATGTGTTCGAGCAAGCGCTCAATTTGTATTATGCGGTGCGGGATAAGATTTCTTATAACCCCCATCATATCGATTTATCAGTTGCTGGCTTGTGCGCTAGCAGGTGTATTGAATCACGCCGTGGTTGGTGCGTTAACAAAGCCGTTGTTTATACCGCTTGTTGCCGCGCTATTGGCGTGCCTGCAGTGCTTGGTTATGCCGATGTCAAGAATCATATCACCACACCTAAGCTGCAGGCGAAAATGGGTAGCGATATCTTTTACTGGCACAGTTATGCCATGGTTTATTTAAAAGGGCACTGGGTAAAAGCAACACCAGCCTTTAATCAGCGGTTATGTAATAAATTTGGCATTTATGCGGCGGAGTTTAATGGTGTTGATGATTCGATATTTTTGCCGTTTAACAAGGCAGGGGATAAACACATGGAGTATTTGAACTTTCGCGGTGAATATTCAGATTTGCCACTCGCTAGCATTTTAGATACCTATCAAACCCTATATCCAAATCTAATCGACAAATAA
- the greA gene encoding transcription elongation factor GreA produces MSLVPMTERGAAALREELEHLKTVERPRIVNDIAEAREHGDLKENAEYHAAREEQGFCEGRIQEIEGKLSNAQVIDVTKMTNNGKVIFGSTVTALDLDTDAEVTYHIVGDDEADIKNNRISVSSPIARAFIGKSLDDEVQVETPGGLKEFEITQVEYI; encoded by the coding sequence ATGAGTTTAGTACCAATGACTGAGCGCGGCGCTGCGGCACTTCGCGAAGAATTAGAGCATTTAAAAACGGTAGAGCGTCCGCGAATTGTAAACGATATAGCGGAAGCTCGTGAGCACGGCGATTTAAAAGAAAACGCGGAATATCACGCAGCTCGTGAAGAGCAGGGTTTCTGTGAAGGCCGAATTCAAGAGATTGAAGGTAAATTATCAAATGCTCAAGTCATTGATGTAACTAAGATGACAAATAATGGCAAGGTTATTTTCGGCTCAACGGTAACGGCACTTGATTTAGATACTGATGCTGAAGTGACTTATCACATCGTTGGTGATGATGAAGCCGATATTAAAAACAACCGTATTTCAGTTAGCTCGCCAATTGCTCGCGCTTTCATTGGTAAATCGCTTGATGATGAAGTTCAAGTCGAAACGCCAGGTGGCCTGAAAGAATTTGAAATTACTCAAGTAGAATACATCTAA
- the megL gene encoding methionine gamma-lyase, with protein sequence MDKSLHFNTQLVHAGANPDNEYGALSTPLYQTSTFAFDNCEQGGRRFAGEEQGYIYTRLANPTVTQLEQRMAALEKMEAAAATSTGMAAVSGVLMAMLSQGDHLIASNAVYGCTFALLSEQFPRYGIEVTFVDMANHDEIEAAKRDNTKAIFLETPVNPNLAVYDLTFIGNFAKQHAILSIVDNTFLTPYLQQPQEFGIDIVLHSATKYLNGHGDVVAGIICGSEEHITQIKHTTLKDIGGTMSPFDAWLILRGLKTLAVRMERHCDNAEQVAQWLEAHEGVKTVYYPGLVSHAGHRFIGSQMRGAGGVIAFELNGDLDTAKSFADSLKLFKVAVSLGDAESLIQHPASMTHSTYSPEARNDAGISDNLLRISVGLEQVEDLINDLDQAMIRTMD encoded by the coding sequence ATGGACAAGTCTTTACACTTTAATACCCAGCTAGTGCATGCTGGCGCAAATCCTGACAATGAATACGGCGCACTTTCAACGCCTTTATATCAAACATCAACCTTTGCCTTTGACAATTGCGAGCAGGGCGGTCGCCGCTTTGCAGGCGAAGAACAAGGGTACATTTATACTCGCTTGGCAAATCCTACCGTCACTCAATTAGAGCAGCGAATGGCGGCATTAGAGAAAATGGAAGCGGCGGCAGCAACATCCACTGGCATGGCGGCAGTTTCTGGTGTATTGATGGCTATGTTGTCGCAAGGCGATCATTTAATTGCATCTAACGCTGTTTACGGCTGTACGTTCGCATTACTTAGCGAGCAGTTTCCCCGCTATGGAATTGAAGTGACCTTTGTCGATATGGCAAATCACGATGAAATTGAAGCGGCCAAACGCGATAACACCAAGGCGATATTTTTAGAGACGCCAGTTAATCCTAACCTAGCGGTTTACGACCTTACCTTTATCGGAAACTTTGCCAAGCAACATGCAATTTTATCCATTGTTGACAATACTTTCCTGACGCCATACTTACAGCAGCCACAGGAGTTTGGTATCGATATCGTGCTCCATAGTGCGACAAAATATCTCAACGGTCACGGTGATGTTGTTGCTGGTATTATTTGTGGCAGTGAAGAACACATCACGCAAATTAAGCACACCACGTTAAAAGATATCGGTGGCACTATGTCGCCGTTCGACGCATGGCTTATTTTACGAGGCTTAAAGACACTAGCAGTGCGCATGGAGCGTCACTGTGACAATGCTGAGCAAGTCGCGCAATGGTTAGAGGCTCATGAAGGCGTAAAAACCGTTTATTATCCGGGGCTAGTGTCTCATGCGGGACATCGGTTTATCGGCTCTCAGATGCGCGGTGCGGGTGGCGTGATTGCATTTGAGCTAAACGGTGACTTAGACACTGCTAAATCATTTGCAGATTCCCTTAAATTGTTCAAAGTAGCAGTGAGCTTGGGCGATGCAGAATCATTAATTCAACACCCTGCGTCTATGACTCATTCTACTTATTCACCTGAAGCGCGAAATGATGCAGGAATTTCTGACAATCTACTGCGTATTTCAGTGGGATTAGAGCAGGTAGAAGATCTAATAAATGATCTAGATCAGGCTATGATTCGAACAATGGATTAG
- a CDS encoding 4a-hydroxytetrahydrobiopterin dehydratase, translated as MKLSESNCEACRADAPKVSDEELAQLIKMIPDWTPIVVDDIMQLERVYKFKNFKDALAFTNKLGAISEEEGHHPGILTEWGKVTVTWWSHSIKGLHKNDFIMAAKTDELLAD; from the coding sequence ATGAAATTAAGTGAATCAAACTGTGAAGCTTGTCGTGCAGATGCGCCGAAAGTAAGCGATGAAGAATTAGCGCAACTGATTAAAATGATCCCTGATTGGACGCCGATTGTCGTCGATGACATCATGCAACTAGAGCGCGTTTATAAGTTTAAGAACTTTAAAGACGCACTAGCTTTTACCAATAAGCTTGGCGCTATTTCAGAGGAAGAAGGTCATCACCCTGGTATTTTAACAGAGTGGGGTAAAGTGACAGTGACTTGGTGGAGCCATTCAATTAAAGGTCTGCATAAGAACGACTTTATTATGGCGGCTAAAACCGATGAGTTGTTAGCCGACTAA
- the rpsP gene encoding 30S ribosomal protein S16, whose product MVTIRLARGGAKKRPFYQVVVADSRCSRDGRYIEKVGFFNPMARGQEETLRLDLDRVEHWVGQGAQTTDRVAKLIKDARKAA is encoded by the coding sequence ATGGTAACCATTCGTTTAGCACGTGGTGGCGCTAAGAAGCGTCCTTTCTACCAGGTAGTAGTAGCTGACAGTCGTTGTTCACGTGACGGCCGTTACATTGAGAAAGTAGGTTTCTTCAACCCAATGGCTCGTGGCCAAGAAGAGACTTTACGTTTAGATCTAGACCGTGTAGAGCACTGGGTAGGTCAAGGCGCTCAAACTACTGATCGCGTAGCAAAATTAATTAAAGACGCGCGTAAAGCTGCGTAA